The following proteins are co-located in the Cupriavidus pauculus genome:
- a CDS encoding LysR substrate-binding domain-containing protein codes for MHGRDHLDTYLLRVLHTLLTEQSVTRTAVRLGQSQPAISNTLKRLREITGDAILVRGKSGMVPTERGRELLLLAEQSLAAMDRIARPPQQFDPATTTRTFHLGAPDYLDAFFLPNIVERVRRLAPGAKLFVHPMTQSTDFLDALEQGHLDIVVGNWLSPPEHLHISPLFDDEVVCMLGAQHPLARHGLTLRHYLEMPHLAPAPYASMQRSMIDQALAEQGYKRNIQVTLPYFGLVPYVLMKTDMVFTTGRQFAAHYAQYLPIRMVPSPVTFPRMRFYQLWHERCHAAPDVMWLRRMIAEVASDLPQLPRLESAPAT; via the coding sequence ATGCACGGACGCGACCATCTCGATACCTATTTGCTGCGGGTACTGCACACCCTGCTCACCGAGCAGAGCGTGACCCGCACCGCCGTCCGGCTTGGCCAGTCGCAGCCGGCCATCAGCAATACGCTCAAGCGGCTGCGCGAGATCACCGGCGACGCCATTCTGGTGCGCGGCAAGAGCGGCATGGTGCCGACCGAGCGCGGCCGGGAACTGCTGCTGCTGGCCGAGCAGAGCCTGGCTGCGATGGACCGCATCGCCCGGCCGCCGCAGCAGTTCGACCCGGCCACCACCACGCGCACGTTCCACCTGGGCGCGCCGGACTACCTGGACGCCTTCTTCCTGCCCAACATCGTCGAGCGCGTGCGCCGGCTGGCGCCGGGCGCCAAGCTGTTCGTGCATCCGATGACCCAGTCGACCGACTTCCTGGACGCGCTGGAGCAGGGCCATCTGGATATCGTGGTCGGCAACTGGCTGTCGCCGCCCGAGCACCTGCACATCTCGCCGCTGTTCGACGACGAGGTGGTCTGCATGCTCGGCGCCCAGCACCCGCTGGCGCGCCACGGCCTGACCCTGCGCCACTACCTGGAAATGCCGCACCTGGCGCCGGCGCCGTATGCGTCGATGCAGCGCAGCATGATCGACCAGGCGCTGGCCGAGCAGGGCTACAAGCGCAATATCCAGGTCACGCTGCCGTACTTCGGGCTGGTGCCGTACGTGCTGATGAAGACCGACATGGTGTTCACCACGGGCCGCCAGTTTGCCGCCCACTACGCGCAGTACCTGCCGATCCGCATGGTGCCGTCGCCGGTCACGTTCCCGCGCATGCGCTTCTACCAGCTCTGGCACGAGCGCTGCCACGCCGCGCCGGACGTGATGTGGCTGCGCCGGATGATTGCCGAGGTGGCGTCGGACCTGCCGCAGCTCCCCCGCCTGGAGTCGGCGCCGGCTACCTGA
- the xdhA gene encoding xanthine dehydrogenase small subunit: protein METQTIRFYHRGQVQEVSDAPVTRTVLQYLREDVRCTGTKEGCAEGDCGACTVVLGELKPDGDVEFKAVNACIQFLPTLDGKALVTVEDLRQADGTLHPVQEAMVECHGSQCGFCTPGFVMSLWALYQQHTPGGAPPARQEICDALTGNLCRCTGYRPIVDAGQRMMALPAPAASRLNPKQIADTLRSLRRGETFHYSARGQHFYAPRTAAEFGAIKAAEPGIRILAGSTDVGLWVTKQFRELGNLLYVGQVEDLNTVAERDGYVEIGAAVTLEKAYAALNAAHPELEELWKRFASLPIRNAGTLGGNVANGSPIGDSMPALIALGTEVVLQHGDVRRTLPLEDLYLAYQKTAMAEGEFVAGLRVPVKGPGHFRTYKLSKRFDEDISAVCAAFGISVDDGMVTHARIAFGGMAATPRRAAQAEAALVGQPWTEATARAAMAALGQDYTPLTDMRATAAYRARGAANLLYRFWLETRDGALPAAMVNVRALGAGETVSA from the coding sequence ATGGAGACGCAAACGATCCGCTTCTACCACCGCGGCCAGGTGCAGGAAGTGTCCGACGCCCCGGTGACCCGCACCGTGCTGCAGTACCTGCGCGAGGACGTGCGCTGCACCGGCACCAAGGAAGGCTGCGCCGAAGGCGACTGCGGCGCCTGCACGGTCGTGCTGGGCGAGCTCAAGCCGGACGGCGACGTCGAGTTCAAGGCCGTCAACGCCTGCATCCAGTTCCTGCCCACGCTGGACGGCAAGGCACTGGTCACGGTGGAAGACCTGCGCCAGGCGGACGGCACGCTGCACCCGGTGCAGGAGGCGATGGTCGAATGCCACGGCTCGCAATGCGGCTTCTGCACGCCGGGCTTCGTGATGTCGCTCTGGGCGCTGTACCAGCAGCACACCCCGGGCGGCGCGCCGCCGGCCCGCCAGGAGATCTGCGACGCGCTGACCGGCAACCTGTGCCGCTGCACCGGCTACCGGCCCATCGTCGACGCCGGCCAGCGCATGATGGCCCTGCCCGCCCCGGCCGCCAGCCGGCTGAACCCGAAGCAGATTGCCGACACGCTGCGCAGCCTCAGGCGCGGCGAGACATTCCACTACAGCGCGCGCGGCCAGCATTTCTACGCGCCGCGCACGGCGGCCGAATTTGGCGCGATCAAGGCGGCCGAGCCCGGCATCCGCATCCTGGCCGGCAGCACCGACGTCGGCCTGTGGGTCACCAAGCAGTTCCGCGAGCTGGGCAACCTGCTCTACGTCGGCCAGGTGGAAGACCTGAACACCGTGGCCGAGCGCGACGGCTACGTCGAGATCGGCGCCGCCGTGACGCTGGAAAAGGCGTACGCCGCGCTCAATGCCGCCCATCCCGAGCTGGAGGAGCTGTGGAAGCGCTTTGCCTCGCTGCCGATCCGCAACGCGGGCACGCTGGGTGGCAACGTGGCCAACGGGTCCCCCATCGGCGATTCGATGCCGGCGCTGATCGCGCTGGGTACCGAGGTGGTGCTGCAGCACGGCGACGTGCGCCGCACGCTGCCGCTGGAGGACCTGTACCTGGCCTACCAGAAGACGGCCATGGCCGAGGGCGAGTTCGTCGCCGGGCTGCGCGTGCCGGTGAAGGGGCCGGGCCATTTCCGGACCTACAAGCTGTCCAAGCGTTTCGACGAGGACATCTCGGCCGTCTGCGCCGCCTTTGGCATCAGCGTCGATGACGGCATGGTGACCCACGCCCGCATCGCGTTCGGCGGCATGGCCGCCACGCCCCGGCGAGCGGCGCAGGCCGAGGCCGCGCTGGTCGGCCAGCCGTGGACCGAGGCCACCGCGCGGGCCGCGATGGCCGCGCTGGGGCAGGACTACACGCCGCTGACCGACATGCGCGCCACCGCCGCCTATCGCGCGCGCGGCGCCGCCAACCTGCTCTACCGCTTCTGGCTGGAAACCCGCGATGGCGCGCTGCCCGCCGCCATGGTCAATGTCCGCGCCCTCGGCGCCGGCGAAACGGTCAGCGCGTAA